The Chroogloeocystis siderophila 5.2 s.c.1 genome includes a region encoding these proteins:
- a CDS encoding DUF29 domain-containing protein: MTSTLYEQDYYLWLEKTSSLLRDGRLSELDIPHLIEEIEDMGRSEKKAVKSNLIIILMHLLKYKYQPEKRSNSWLLTIFEHRRRLRDDFADSPSLKRYFDEVFEQCYKDARISAAIETGLPTETFPKQSPFTPEEALNADYLPE; encoded by the coding sequence ATGACTTCAACTCTTTACGAGCAGGATTATTATCTGTGGTTGGAAAAAACCAGCAGTTTGTTGCGAGATGGCAGGCTGTCTGAGTTGGATATTCCCCATTTGATTGAAGAAATTGAGGACATGGGAAGGAGTGAGAAAAAGGCAGTTAAAAGCAATCTGATTATTATTCTCATGCACCTGCTCAAATATAAATATCAGCCTGAGAAGCGAAGCAATAGCTGGTTGTTGACTATATTTGAACACCGCCGTCGCCTGAGGGATGATTTTGCGGATAGCCCCAGCCTCAAGCGTTACTTCGATGAAGTATTTGAGCAATGCTACAAGGACGCGCGGATCTCAGCAGCTATTGAAACTGGTTTACCAACTGAGACTTTCCCAAAACAATCTCCGTTTACTCCTGAAGAAGCTTTAAACGCTGACTACTTACCAGAGTAA
- the tyrS gene encoding tyrosine--tRNA ligase: MTQSQGETKIQPTTDNAVKNFTWLRRGVSEIFPEQVHSDDPLENLEKRLTDTHRPLRVKLGIDPTSPDIHLGHSIPYRKLRAFQDAGHTAVLIIGDFTAKIGDPTGKSEVRRQLSDEIVAQNAKTYLNQLRPILDFDTPGRLEVRYNSEWLSKLDLAKILELLSTMTVGQMLAKEGFAERYAQENPIYLHEFLYPIMQGYDSVAVEADVELGGTDQKFNIAVGRDLQRHFGFPPQFGVLMPILIGTDGTQKMSKSLGNYIGLSDDPLTMYSKLEKIPDHLLEQYFELLTDLPLDVLPENPRDRQKLLALNIVAQFHGQEAAAKAQQTAMSLVQGATTDTSAVPEFSLSQVEFPAKLFYILSASKLCKSSSDARRQIQGGAVRLNSDRVTQLDLAFEKPEQLYEKVLQVGKNKFVRLVP, from the coding sequence ATGACGCAAAGCCAAGGAGAAACCAAAATTCAACCGACGACTGATAATGCTGTAAAAAATTTTACGTGGCTACGCCGTGGTGTCAGCGAGATTTTTCCTGAACAAGTGCATTCGGACGATCCGCTGGAAAACCTCGAAAAACGCTTGACAGATACGCATCGACCTTTGCGCGTCAAACTGGGTATCGATCCTACGAGTCCCGATATTCACCTTGGTCATAGTATTCCTTATAGAAAGCTCCGAGCTTTTCAAGATGCGGGGCATACAGCAGTACTCATTATTGGCGATTTTACTGCAAAAATTGGCGATCCAACAGGTAAATCAGAAGTCCGTCGGCAACTGAGTGATGAAATTGTGGCACAAAATGCTAAAACATACTTGAATCAGTTGCGTCCTATTTTAGATTTTGACACGCCAGGTAGGTTAGAAGTTCGCTACAACTCCGAGTGGCTTTCTAAGTTGGATTTGGCGAAAATTTTAGAGTTACTTTCCACGATGACTGTGGGTCAGATGTTAGCTAAAGAGGGATTTGCAGAACGTTATGCCCAAGAAAATCCCATTTACTTACACGAGTTTTTGTACCCGATTATGCAAGGGTATGATTCGGTGGCGGTCGAAGCTGATGTGGAATTAGGGGGGACAGACCAAAAGTTTAATATTGCGGTAGGTCGAGATTTGCAACGTCACTTCGGGTTTCCCCCGCAGTTCGGCGTACTAATGCCAATTCTCATCGGAACTGATGGAACTCAGAAAATGTCTAAGTCTTTGGGAAACTACATTGGTTTATCCGATGATCCACTGACAATGTATTCCAAGTTAGAAAAAATTCCCGATCATCTGCTGGAACAATACTTTGAGTTGTTGACGGATTTACCTTTAGACGTTTTACCAGAAAACCCGCGCGATCGCCAAAAGCTCTTAGCATTAAATATCGTCGCTCAATTTCACGGTCAAGAAGCTGCCGCAAAAGCACAGCAAACCGCAATGTCGCTGGTTCAAGGTGCAACAACGGATACATCTGCTGTTCCAGAATTTTCTTTATCACAGGTAGAGTTTCCAGCGAAGTTGTTTTATATTCTGAGTGCAAGTAAATTGTGTAAAAGCAGTTCCGATGCTCGCAGACAAATTCAAGGCGGTGCGGTGCGATTGAATAGTGATCGCGTTACGCAACTTGACTTAGCGTTTGAAAAACCCGAACAACTGTACGAAAAAGTTTTACAAGTGGGAAAAAATAAGTTTGTCCGCTTAGTACCGTGA
- a CDS encoding FAD-dependent oxidoreductase, with protein MKRSLVSLTLLSTFITSFPPIAFATPPRTPDQTVECELLVAGGGLAGVATAYEALLAGRTVCVTEITDWVGGQISAQGTSALDERATQRRQLFYSRGYLELRRRIERKYGKLDPGDCWVSDSCFLPRDGHVILSEMLRDAARKGRGQFKWFPSTVIKDLQTAQMGAEKRIQSAIAIQHQPANGAPVLNTYPLSQTIADAYSYQNSRLFTKNIVRFVPATKRSEGRGVRGESASVPNWYVIDATETGELIALADVPYRLGIDPRSHLEPSSSSATNDPYCTQGFTYTFAMEATQQPQRHVEPPFYQQYASYYSYELPRLASFPLVFTYRRIWSPRQGEDMRFGGISFTAPTPGDISMQNWTWGNDYRPGTAADNLVYTRNQLQSTGQLQPGGWLGGLRVETLRKGEEHAKGFFHWLVAGTTDSQLGPGVKEPHPNNRYLAGLDSPMGTAHGLSKYPYMREGRRILGRPTLAYPQGFTISEIDISRRNYSDSYYRLVLSPQSYRSLKAALAGLEAASVIAGTIPPRDVMRRTRSTIYPDAVGIGHYAIDFHPCMLQSPAELPGNIERPGERLGAGQAYPFQIPLRAMIPQQIDNLLVSGKSIAVSHIAAAAYRVHSFEWSAGAAAGTTAAFALERAIAPYQLVARLPFPEPQLEALQRRLAQNNNPTAFPDTSIFNEAWEDWQ; from the coding sequence ATGAAGCGATCGCTTGTTAGTCTGACTTTACTTTCAACTTTCATTACCTCTTTTCCTCCAATTGCCTTTGCGACACCACCTCGAACTCCGGATCAAACAGTGGAGTGCGAACTATTAGTTGCTGGAGGGGGACTGGCGGGCGTGGCGACAGCATATGAAGCCTTGCTAGCCGGAAGAACTGTTTGTGTAACCGAAATTACTGATTGGGTAGGAGGACAAATTTCCGCACAAGGAACCTCCGCACTTGACGAACGTGCCACTCAACGCAGGCAGTTATTTTACTCGCGCGGTTATTTAGAGTTACGTCGGCGCATTGAACGAAAGTACGGCAAGTTAGATCCTGGTGACTGTTGGGTAAGTGATTCTTGCTTTTTACCGCGTGATGGTCACGTTATCCTCTCAGAGATGTTGCGTGATGCTGCAAGGAAAGGTCGAGGACAGTTTAAATGGTTTCCTTCAACCGTCATTAAAGATTTACAAACAGCCCAAATGGGCGCAGAAAAACGCATTCAAAGTGCGATCGCCATTCAGCATCAACCTGCCAATGGTGCGCCAGTACTCAATACCTATCCGCTATCGCAAACAATTGCTGATGCCTATAGCTATCAAAACTCGCGCTTGTTTACCAAAAATATTGTGCGATTTGTCCCTGCTACAAAAAGGAGTGAGGGGCGAGGGGTGAGGGGTGAGTCTGCTTCTGTTCCTAATTGGTACGTAATTGATGCAACGGAAACGGGCGAACTGATTGCGCTAGCAGATGTTCCTTATCGCTTAGGTATCGATCCGCGTTCTCATCTCGAACCTTCTTCTTCTAGCGCGACAAACGATCCTTATTGCACGCAAGGTTTTACTTACACCTTTGCAATGGAGGCAACCCAACAGCCGCAAAGACACGTAGAACCACCATTTTATCAACAGTATGCCAGTTATTACAGTTATGAGTTACCACGACTAGCAAGCTTTCCCTTAGTCTTTACCTACCGTCGTATTTGGAGTCCACGCCAAGGCGAAGATATGCGCTTTGGTGGGATTTCGTTTACTGCCCCCACTCCAGGCGATATCTCGATGCAAAACTGGACTTGGGGTAATGACTACCGCCCTGGTACTGCTGCTGACAACTTAGTTTATACGCGCAACCAACTACAATCTACAGGACAGTTGCAACCTGGTGGTTGGCTGGGTGGCTTACGGGTAGAAACTTTGCGTAAAGGTGAAGAACACGCCAAAGGCTTTTTTCACTGGCTTGTTGCGGGAACGACCGATTCGCAACTTGGTCCTGGTGTGAAGGAACCGCACCCAAATAATCGCTACCTCGCAGGACTTGATTCGCCAATGGGAACAGCGCACGGATTATCTAAGTATCCTTATATGCGAGAAGGACGCCGGATTTTAGGAAGACCTACCCTAGCCTATCCTCAAGGTTTTACTATATCAGAAATTGATATTTCTCGTCGTAACTATAGTGATAGTTACTATCGCTTGGTTTTATCACCACAAAGCTATCGTAGTCTCAAAGCTGCATTAGCGGGTTTGGAAGCTGCATCGGTGATTGCAGGAACGATTCCTCCTAGAGATGTGATGCGGCGAACGCGCTCTACGATTTATCCTGATGCTGTTGGTATCGGTCACTATGCAATTGATTTCCATCCTTGTATGCTCCAAAGCCCTGCGGAACTTCCTGGTAATATCGAGCGCCCTGGTGAACGTCTCGGTGCAGGTCAAGCATATCCTTTTCAAATTCCCCTGCGGGCAATGATTCCCCAGCAAATTGATAACTTACTCGTGTCGGGAAAAAGTATTGCTGTAAGTCATATTGCGGCGGCTGCCTATCGCGTACATTCTTTTGAATGGTCTGCTGGTGCTGCCGCTGGAACTACCGCTGCTTTTGCATTGGAAAGAGCGATCGCCCCCTATCAACTCGTCGCCAGATTACCTTTCCCTGAACCGCAGCTTGAAGCTTTACAGCGCCGCCTAGCACAAAATAACAATCCTACAGCTTTCCCTGATACTTCGATTTTTAATGAAGCTTGGGAAGATTGGCAGTAA
- the lepB gene encoding signal peptidase I: MTSKESNSPESFWLRVWHNQKENLILILIALVLAFLIRTFVAEPRYIPSDSMLPTLHMGDRLVVEKVSYWLHPPMTGDIIVFEPPPKLQTMGYAKDQAFIKRVIGKPGDIVAVANGKVYLNNQPLTEDYIAEPPKYQWGPQQVAENEFFVMGDNRNDSNDSHVWGFLPRENIIGHACFRFWPLKRSGFV; the protein is encoded by the coding sequence ATGACCTCAAAAGAAAGTAACTCTCCAGAATCTTTTTGGTTGCGAGTATGGCACAACCAGAAGGAAAACTTGATTTTAATTCTGATTGCCTTAGTTTTAGCATTCTTGATCAGAACGTTTGTGGCGGAACCGCGCTACATTCCTTCCGATTCAATGCTACCGACGTTACACATGGGCGATCGCTTAGTTGTCGAAAAAGTCTCTTACTGGCTGCATCCGCCAATGACCGGCGATATTATCGTTTTTGAACCGCCGCCAAAACTACAAACGATGGGTTATGCCAAAGACCAAGCGTTTATTAAGCGCGTGATTGGTAAACCTGGCGATATCGTAGCTGTCGCGAATGGCAAGGTCTATCTCAATAATCAGCCATTAACTGAAGATTATATTGCTGAGCCTCCTAAGTATCAATGGGGACCCCAGCAGGTGGCGGAAAACGAGTTTTTTGTGATGGGAGACAACCGTAACGATAGTAATGATTCTCACGTTTGGGGCTTTTTACCACGCGAAAATATCATCGGACACGCTTGTTTTCGATTTTGGCCTTTGAAGCGTAGTGGATTTGTGTAA
- a CDS encoding NINE protein yields the protein MLGKLKSRKIAALLAFSGTVIPIAGLHKFYLGQPLWGVLYLLLSWTPIPRVASAIEGVWYLAQDEEEFDRNFNNSEGNIEVFAATPNQSATPHRVSVIADALRQLDDLRQDGLISEYEFEQKRRQLLNKIV from the coding sequence ATGTTAGGTAAACTGAAAAGTAGAAAAATTGCCGCACTTTTGGCTTTTAGTGGAACAGTCATACCGATCGCCGGTTTACATAAGTTCTATCTAGGACAACCGCTGTGGGGCGTATTGTATTTACTTCTATCATGGACGCCAATTCCGCGCGTCGCAAGTGCAATTGAAGGCGTTTGGTATCTAGCTCAAGATGAGGAGGAATTTGACCGGAATTTTAATAACTCTGAAGGAAATATCGAAGTTTTTGCGGCGACACCAAATCAATCAGCAACTCCTCATCGTGTAAGTGTGATCGCCGATGCGTTACGTCAACTCGACGATCTACGTCAAGATGGATTGATTTCTGAGTACGAATTTGAACAAAAACGCCGCCAATTGTTAAATAAAATTGTTTGA
- the pyrF gene encoding orotidine-5'-phosphate decarboxylase gives MSPERIIVPLDVASEAEAIALLETLPEVTFWKVGLELFVNSGPGILERLKNQQKRIFLDLKFHDIPNTMAGACRAVGRYGVDLLTIHATAGKEAIAAAHQAIQQGATSADVIPAKVLAITLLTSISARQLAFDLKIPLELPEYALQMALLAQAAGVDGAVCSPQEVGHLRQICGDDFVLVCPGVRPLWAEGGDQKRSLTPVKALKAGADYLVIGRPITAAEDPKSAWARICDELAAS, from the coding sequence ATGTCCCCAGAACGCATTATTGTGCCTTTAGATGTCGCCAGCGAAGCTGAAGCGATCGCTTTACTCGAAACATTACCAGAAGTTACTTTCTGGAAAGTTGGTTTAGAGCTTTTTGTCAATAGTGGTCCAGGTATCTTAGAAAGACTGAAAAACCAGCAAAAGCGGATTTTTTTGGATCTGAAGTTTCACGATATTCCTAACACAATGGCAGGCGCGTGTCGGGCGGTGGGGCGTTATGGAGTGGATTTGCTCACCATTCACGCCACAGCAGGAAAAGAAGCGATCGCCGCCGCACATCAGGCGATACAGCAAGGTGCTACCTCAGCCGATGTGATACCTGCCAAAGTACTAGCGATTACACTCCTGACGAGTATTTCAGCGCGACAACTGGCATTTGATTTAAAAATTCCGCTAGAGTTACCTGAATATGCGCTACAAATGGCGCTGTTAGCCCAAGCCGCAGGTGTAGATGGTGCTGTTTGTTCGCCGCAAGAAGTCGGGCATTTACGTCAAATTTGCGGTGACGACTTTGTGTTAGTGTGTCCTGGAGTACGACCCCTTTGGGCAGAAGGGGGAGATCAAAAACGATCGCTCACTCCCGTGAAAGCACTTAAAGCTGGAGCCGATTATCTTGTGATTGGGCGTCCAATTACGGCGGCTGAAGACCCAAAAAGTGCGTGGGCACGCATTTGTGACGAGTTAGCAGCGTCATGA
- a CDS encoding uracil-DNA glycosylase, which yields MTSSEEQLSLFQNPTTDSEASAAAQPELIPTDAKIPIPPGTYSAMTEIAQHCNVCHRCGLGETRTHAVVGRGNLQAPIMIIGEAPGQNEDETGLPFVGKAGQLLDKILASVKLDTDNHIYICNVIKCRPPNNRVPTTDEISACKPYLLEQIRLVDPKIILFTGATALKGLTGEKRGITKIRGNWIEWEGRLCMPILHPAYLLRNPSRERGSPKWLMWQDIQAVRAKLDEMQHSRDQGSEGASADLRFRD from the coding sequence ATGACTAGCAGCGAAGAGCAACTTAGTCTTTTTCAAAATCCTACTACTGATTCAGAAGCATCGGCAGCAGCGCAGCCTGAATTAATTCCCACAGACGCTAAAATTCCGATTCCCCCAGGTACGTATTCCGCGATGACGGAAATCGCACAGCATTGCAATGTGTGTCATCGCTGCGGACTTGGCGAAACACGCACGCACGCTGTAGTTGGACGCGGAAATTTGCAAGCACCGATTATGATCATTGGCGAAGCACCAGGGCAAAATGAAGATGAAACCGGATTGCCCTTCGTCGGTAAAGCGGGGCAACTTCTTGATAAAATATTAGCTTCGGTAAAGCTTGATACAGATAATCACATTTATATCTGTAATGTCATTAAATGCCGTCCACCGAACAACCGCGTTCCTACCACTGACGAAATTAGCGCGTGTAAACCTTACCTGCTAGAGCAAATTCGTTTGGTTGACCCGAAAATAATTCTATTTACTGGCGCAACCGCCCTCAAAGGCTTGACAGGCGAAAAGCGCGGAATTACCAAGATTCGGGGAAACTGGATTGAGTGGGAAGGACGTTTATGTATGCCGATTCTCCATCCAGCATATTTATTGCGTAACCCTTCGCGCGAACGTGGTAGCCCTAAATGGCTGATGTGGCAAGATATTCAAGCAGTACGCGCTAAGTTAGATGAAATGCAACATAGTAGAGATCAGGGGTCAGAGGGCGCTAGCGCAGACCTACGGTTCAGGGATTAG
- a CDS encoding DUF1825 family protein translates to MGFFDSEIVQQEAKQLFEDYQALIKLGQNYGKFDREGKKMFIEQMEALMERYRIFMKRFELSEDFMAQMTAQQLQTQLGQFGMTPQQMFDQMNLTLERMKAEVDKQP, encoded by the coding sequence ATGGGATTTTTTGACTCTGAGATTGTTCAACAAGAAGCCAAGCAGCTTTTTGAAGATTACCAAGCCTTAATCAAACTTGGTCAGAACTACGGCAAGTTTGACCGCGAAGGCAAAAAGATGTTTATTGAGCAAATGGAAGCTCTGATGGAACGCTATCGCATTTTTATGAAGCGATTTGAACTGTCAGAAGACTTTATGGCTCAAATGACGGCGCAGCAACTACAAACGCAGTTAGGACAGTTTGGGATGACACCACAGCAGATGTTTGACCAGATGAATCTAACCCTGGAACGGATGAAAGCAGAAGTCGACAAACAGCCATAA
- a CDS encoding transglycosylase domain-containing protein, translating into MSSSIVHKKQQRASSPSYQFVKEVGQVTGGTLLAITMLTSAVVAGGLIGLATSFRNLPDVRALRNYFPSETSYIYDIKGRLLASIHGEANREVVPLDRISPDLKRAVMAIEDSHFYYHHGINVGSVGRALLVNWQRGAVAEGGSTVSMQLARNIFLTQERKFSRKVAEAVLAVRLEQVLSKEEILELYLNQVYWGHNNYGVQTAARTYFNKSAANLNLAEAAMMAGLIQAPEQYSPFNSMEQAKQRQEIVLNRMLQLGWITPEEEAAARNTEIKLGRIRSFQGSAMPYVTNAAAQELAKRFGRDAVLKGGMRVQTTVDADMQRMAEETVTTWHKRIRAQGVNGDQMALVAVDPRTQFIKALVGGVDPRKSEFNRATQAQRQPGSAFKPFVYYAAFASGKYTPNSIVEDTPVSYNDGSTQLYTPKNYDNTFQGPMSIRRALEVSRNIPAIKIGRAVGLNKVIEICRVLGINSPMEPVISLPLGAIGVTPLEMASAYATFANYGWHSPPTVIVRVSDSSGNVLLDNTPKPQLVLDPWAAASLTSVMQGVITNGTGRAAQLDRQAAGKTGTTSSERDIWFVGYVPQLATAVWVGNDNYRPLGKGSTGGGFVAPVWRDFMQKALKDQRVEYFRSPSQFQRPSAN; encoded by the coding sequence GTGTCTTCTAGTATTGTTCATAAAAAACAACAACGAGCCTCTTCACCCAGTTATCAGTTTGTCAAAGAAGTCGGTCAGGTAACTGGCGGTACACTATTGGCAATTACAATGCTGACGAGTGCTGTTGTAGCTGGGGGATTAATTGGGTTAGCAACTAGTTTCCGCAACCTACCCGATGTCAGAGCTTTACGTAACTATTTTCCCTCAGAAACGTCTTATATTTACGACATCAAAGGTAGATTGCTTGCCAGCATTCACGGCGAAGCAAACCGCGAAGTTGTTCCCTTAGACCGCATTTCGCCAGACCTCAAACGCGCTGTTATGGCGATCGAAGATAGCCACTTTTATTATCATCATGGTATCAATGTTGGCAGTGTTGGTCGGGCGTTACTGGTAAACTGGCAACGCGGTGCTGTCGCGGAAGGTGGTTCTACCGTCTCGATGCAGTTGGCAAGAAATATTTTCTTGACGCAAGAGCGGAAATTTAGTCGCAAAGTTGCCGAAGCTGTCTTAGCCGTTCGCCTTGAACAAGTTCTGAGTAAAGAAGAAATTTTAGAGTTGTACCTCAACCAAGTTTATTGGGGACACAACAACTACGGCGTCCAAACCGCAGCCCGAACGTACTTTAATAAATCAGCCGCGAATCTTAACTTGGCTGAAGCCGCGATGATGGCAGGTTTGATTCAAGCCCCAGAGCAATATAGTCCGTTTAATAGCATGGAACAAGCAAAACAACGCCAGGAAATTGTGCTTAATCGAATGTTGCAGTTGGGTTGGATTACACCAGAAGAAGAAGCCGCAGCGCGTAACACGGAAATTAAACTCGGTCGCATCCGCTCGTTTCAAGGTAGTGCGATGCCTTATGTCACAAATGCAGCCGCGCAAGAATTAGCGAAACGCTTTGGTCGCGATGCGGTACTCAAAGGTGGAATGCGCGTACAAACGACTGTCGATGCTGATATGCAGCGGATGGCAGAAGAAACTGTCACAACTTGGCATAAACGAATTCGCGCCCAGGGCGTCAACGGCGATCAAATGGCATTAGTTGCGGTCGATCCGCGAACTCAGTTTATCAAAGCTCTCGTTGGTGGTGTCGATCCCAGAAAAAGCGAGTTTAACCGCGCGACTCAAGCACAGCGTCAACCTGGGTCAGCCTTTAAACCATTTGTCTATTACGCAGCGTTTGCTTCTGGGAAATATACTCCTAACTCGATCGTAGAGGATACTCCAGTCAGCTATAACGACGGTAGTACGCAACTTTACACGCCGAAAAACTACGACAACACCTTCCAAGGACCAATGTCAATTCGCAGAGCCTTAGAAGTTTCGCGAAACATTCCAGCGATTAAAATTGGACGTGCAGTTGGACTAAATAAAGTGATTGAAATTTGTCGGGTTCTGGGAATAAATAGTCCAATGGAGCCTGTCATTTCATTACCCTTAGGCGCAATTGGCGTTACACCGCTCGAAATGGCTAGCGCTTATGCAACATTTGCTAATTATGGTTGGCACTCGCCGCCGACCGTGATCGTCCGTGTAAGTGACAGTAGTGGTAATGTATTACTCGACAATACACCCAAACCGCAACTTGTACTCGATCCCTGGGCAGCAGCATCGCTGACTAGTGTGATGCAAGGAGTTATTACCAACGGTACTGGTAGAGCAGCACAACTTGACCGTCAAGCTGCTGGTAAAACAGGAACAACCTCTTCAGAGCGTGACATTTGGTTTGTCGGTTATGTACCACAGCTAGCAACTGCGGTTTGGGTAGGAAACGACAATTATCGCCCCTTAGGTAAAGGCTCGACTGGTGGTGGTTTTGTTGCACCTGTATGGCGTGACTTTATGCAGAAAGCTTTAAAAGATCAACGAGTAGAGTATTTCCGCTCGCCTTCGCAGTTTCAACGCCCTAGTGCTAACTAA
- a CDS encoding DUF2103 domain-containing protein: MNNPASGRLVLNHSTHIPGLIPVLDRLTKVEGIQTITPGVIGRVKGHIPRMQLRVSVPIRGGFKIIVRQGKTVQEVFILTTLSQDKLEDVIAIALTK, encoded by the coding sequence ATGAATAATCCCGCTAGTGGCAGATTGGTATTAAACCACTCCACGCATATTCCTGGTTTAATTCCTGTTTTAGACCGCCTCACCAAAGTTGAAGGTATACAAACCATTACTCCAGGAGTTATTGGGCGGGTCAAAGGTCACATTCCCCGAATGCAACTGCGAGTCTCTGTCCCCATTCGGGGAGGATTTAAAATCATTGTTCGCCAAGGTAAAACTGTACAAGAAGTATTTATCCTGACTACATTGAGCCAGGATAAGCTTGAGGATGTGATCGCGATCGCTTTAACTAAATAA
- a CDS encoding helix-hairpin-helix domain-containing protein, giving the protein MLQNWLQSQTIRTKLLNDPYYRMESLAEIAIAAALGIRIDVNQASVDDWLRLPGISIHQARSLVELRRSGVQFYCIEDIAAALNMPLQRLKPLEVVLKFCYYDEERYLQSLVNPNTATVEMLAQIPVIDRTLAAAIVQNRTSSGPYRNLVDLQRRLSLAGVTISKLMHYLCF; this is encoded by the coding sequence ATGCTTCAGAACTGGTTGCAGTCTCAGACAATCCGCACCAAGCTCCTCAATGACCCATACTACCGCATGGAGTCGCTAGCTGAGATTGCGATCGCCGCTGCGTTAGGTATCCGCATCGATGTCAATCAAGCGAGTGTTGATGATTGGTTAAGACTACCAGGAATCTCTATTCATCAAGCGCGATCGCTCGTAGAATTACGTCGCAGTGGCGTTCAATTTTACTGTATCGAAGATATTGCAGCCGCATTGAATATGCCGTTGCAACGACTGAAGCCTTTGGAAGTTGTGCTGAAGTTTTGCTACTACGACGAAGAACGCTATCTACAATCGCTAGTCAACCCCAATACAGCTACAGTTGAAATGCTCGCACAAATTCCAGTTATTGATCGGACACTAGCAGCAGCTATAGTACAAAATCGCACATCCTCAGGACCATACCGCAATCTTGTAGACCTGCAACGGCGTTTGTCATTAGCTGGAGTCACAATTAGCAAGTTAATGCATTATCTGTGTTTTTGA
- the clpS gene encoding ATP-dependent Clp protease adapter ClpS: protein MAASPTVAPEKSSQVTPKLYPNYKIIVLNDDFNTFQHVAECLAKYIPGMTSDRAWELTNQIHYEGQAIVWVGPLEQAELYHQQLRRADLTMAPLEAA from the coding sequence ATGGCAGCCTCACCAACAGTAGCTCCTGAGAAATCGAGTCAAGTTACGCCAAAGTTGTATCCTAACTACAAAATCATCGTGTTGAATGATGATTTTAATACGTTTCAGCACGTAGCGGAGTGTCTTGCGAAATACATTCCTGGAATGACAAGCGATCGCGCCTGGGAACTCACAAACCAAATCCATTACGAAGGTCAAGCGATCGTTTGGGTAGGTCCATTAGAACAAGCAGAACTTTATCACCAGCAATTGCGACGTGCAGATTTAACAATGGCACCACTAGAGGCAGCATAA
- a CDS encoding molybdenum cofactor biosynthesis protein MoaE — protein sequence MNQLTSSFTAPIPQQAEDSFAITFAPLSLAEVYALADDAANGAIVVMSGMVRNQTDGKPVVSLEYQAYEPMAMQVFRQIAAEIRKTWSDVNRVVIHHRVGRLHVGEISVLVAIGCPHRSEAFEACRYAIDTLKHNAPIWKKEHSPDGSSSWVSIGACETQSDC from the coding sequence ATGAATCAATTGACTTCATCTTTTACCGCCCCGATTCCTCAGCAAGCTGAAGATAGCTTTGCAATTACCTTCGCGCCTTTATCACTTGCAGAAGTTTATGCGCTTGCAGATGACGCCGCGAATGGGGCGATCGTTGTCATGAGTGGGATGGTGCGCAATCAAACCGACGGTAAGCCAGTCGTATCTTTAGAGTATCAAGCCTACGAACCGATGGCGATGCAAGTATTCCGCCAAATTGCTGCTGAAATTCGTAAAACTTGGTCTGATGTCAATCGAGTCGTGATTCATCACCGCGTTGGACGCTTACACGTTGGTGAAATTAGCGTACTTGTGGCGATTGGTTGTCCGCATCGGTCGGAAGCATTTGAAGCTTGTCGCTATGCGATTGATACCCTCAAGCACAACGCCCCAATCTGGAAAAAAGAACACTCTCCAGATGGTTCAAGTAGCTGGGTTAGTATCGGTGCGTGTGAAACACAATCAGATTGTTAG